The Nostoc sp. 'Peltigera membranacea cyanobiont' N6 genome contains the following window.
TTTATAGCTACTTAAAAATATCCAATTACAGAGAAATTAATATTCGTGTTTTATTGGTGAGCATTTGGCAATTTGGCAGATTGTGATTAAAGGATTTTGATATATTGCAGAAATTACCAAGATGTTTTTACTTATTATACAGAAGACGGGCTAACCCCCGTCTTTTTTATTGCTGATTTTTTGGCATCACATTAGAATTAACATGTGATGTATTAGCTGAAATACAAATAATATCAGATAGTGCGTTAGGAACTTCGTTCTAACACACCCTACAATACCTAATTTTGTTCAAAAATCAAATAGGAGTCCTATATTATTTGTTAGCCTTACATATTAAGTTTTATTTGTGATAGTTTTTTGCAGAGTCCAAGGTGCATTGCCACTTTCAAGCTATTTGGACGGGATAAATCATCCCGTCTTTTATTTTGCTTGCTGGAAAAATCACCTTACAGCAAGTTTTCTTTTTTAGGTATTAGATTATACTCGAAAATTAGGCCATCAGGTTTGAGGATATTTGCACACATCCTATAGGAAGATGCCCTATGAATATAATAATGAGTAAATTAATTCGGGATGTTGTTATGCACTGGATTTATAGAGAGGTTTGGTTCACCGCCAAACCTTTTTTTATATCTCCATAACTTACGTAAAAATCACCAAAAAGCTTAATTTATCGACTGGTCATCCTACTTTAAAAATGCTGTCAGTTTTATGATGTTTATCTACAAACAAAATTAAAAACTAAAAGTACTCCGCAGAATGCCAATAGTAACTGAGTCATTATCTGGTGTGTTACCAGGTTGCAATAGATGAATTATTCCTGGTGTAATGCTGATGTTATCTGTTACCTGGAAACGATAAAATGCCTCTATTTGAGTGGTTGTCCCTGGTTGTCCACCTGCACGTCCTAAGCCGGTATTAATAAAATCAGGGACATTATTCCCTACAGGTAGGTCGCTACTGGTGATTTTAGGAGGTTGACCGACATAAATTCCGCCTAAATTTCCTTTCTTCAATAAATCAGGGAAATTCAGAAACACCATATAATTCGTCGTCTCCACATTTCCTGATTGCCCAGGAATATAAGATTTAGTATAACCACCCCATGCACCTGCACTCAGATGAGGAGAAACTTGCCAAGTTATAGTCGCACCTACGGCGTTGGTTTGTAATGGCGCTGATTTCCCGGTAGTTGTATTAACCGCAGTTAAGCATTCATCACCAACAAAAGTTAATAAACAACCATCTGAAGAGTAATTGTTAACGTAATACAAACTTAAATCGAGAGTATCAGTTGGTGTCAACAGCAATTGCACTCCTGTAGTTCTAGTTCCATCAAATAAACCGCTACCTTTACCGGGGTTTCCTGGTTGATAAGCAGTATAAATTGCCTGCAAACTAGCGCGTTTAGAAAATTGCCAATCAATAGCTATACCGCCGTGACCGTATCCCATATTTAAAATTGGGTTTCTTTGGGCAAAATAAGATAATGGCCCTGTTGCTGCACTTTCTACTCGATTTGGGCCTCGGAAAGCAGCAGGCATACTTACACCTTCTGTTCCCACCATCACTGCTAATTTATCTGTCACTAGCCAATGAAAATTAAGGTCACTTACAATCAAGCTATCTGTAGGAAATTCGTAGCCAAGTAAAACATCATTCCGAGAAACACTATTGGTAAATCTTGGCGCACTAGTACCTCTACCAGCTAAAAGACCTGTAAACAAGTAACTACTAGGAGTAATTTGACTAGTTAAATATAGTTGTGCTAAGGAGATAACATCAGTGTTTGTTCCTGCATCATTTGTATCTTTTTGTCCATCTCTAGGATTAACATCACCACGATTGTTAGTGCGTCCTTGAATGCCGACTATTAGTAGTCCACTGAGTTTGGTTGTTGTTGAGAATTGGTTAGCTTCAATTTCGCCAGTTCTGGCTTCTAAACTATCGACACGACCCCGCAAAGTTGCTAATTCTGGGGCAAATTCTGACTGCAATTTTTGTAATATTGCTAAATCTTCGCGGGTGACTAAATCGCTGGTGGCTGTAGTGATTAATTCGTTGACTCTATCTAAACAAGCATTTATCCCGGCGGCAAATTCATAGCGAGTTAAGGCGCGATTACCGCGATAGCTACTATCTGGATAGCCAGCTATACAACCATAGCGTTCCACCAAAGACTGTAATGCTTGGAATGCCCAATCGTTGGGTTGTACGTCCTTGAGTTGAGAAACCGATGTAACTTGCGCCATCGGATTTATGGGGGAGAGGGGAGGAGAATTTAAATCTGTACTCTCACTCTCGTGCGCTTGAGTAGTTACTGTGTCTGTGTACTCCTGTGCTAGTACTTTTTGTGCAACGCCATTTACTCCCGCAATTAGTAAGCATGCGAGCATCCAGGTTTTGCGATAACTGCGGCTAATAAGTCTACCTTTCAACTTTTTACACTCTTCACATACTCAAGTGAAGAGTGTATTCGCTGTTGTCTAACATTCACATGGGAAAATTTACGTATTTTGTCGAAAATGAGACTTAAATCTTTCTGGGCAACTTCTGAAAGGACGAGTATAACAGGGTATTGGGGACTGGCTCTCTAGGTACTGGGGACTGGGGATTGGTGACTGGGGACTAGGAAAAGTTTTCTCAATCCCTAATCCCCTAATTCCCAATTTTTAATCCCCAACCCCTAATTCCCAATCTCCAATCCTCAATCTATGGCAAATCGTCCACGCAAGCCGATACCAAAAACCTCAAAACAAAATAAACCTCATGCAGGTGTGATAAAA
Protein-coding sequences here:
- a CDS encoding iron uptake porin; translated protein: MLACLLIAGVNGVAQKVLAQEYTDTVTTQAHESESTDLNSPPLSPINPMAQVTSVSQLKDVQPNDWAFQALQSLVERYGCIAGYPDSSYRGNRALTRYEFAAGINACLDRVNELITTATSDLVTREDLAILQKLQSEFAPELATLRGRVDSLEARTGEIEANQFSTTTKLSGLLIVGIQGRTNNRGDVNPRDGQKDTNDAGTNTDVISLAQLYLTSQITPSSYLFTGLLAGRGTSAPRFTNSVSRNDVLLGYEFPTDSLIVSDLNFHWLVTDKLAVMVGTEGVSMPAAFRGPNRVESAATGPLSYFAQRNPILNMGYGHGGIAIDWQFSKRASLQAIYTAYQPGNPGKGSGLFDGTRTTGVQLLLTPTDTLDLSLYYVNNYSSDGCLLTFVGDECLTAVNTTTGKSAPLQTNAVGATITWQVSPHLSAGAWGGYTKSYIPGQSGNVETTNYMVFLNFPDLLKKGNLGGIYVGQPPKITSSDLPVGNNVPDFINTGLGRAGGQPGTTTQIEAFYRFQVTDNISITPGIIHLLQPGNTPDNDSVTIGILRSTFSF